From a single Ornithorhynchus anatinus isolate Pmale09 chromosome 4, mOrnAna1.pri.v4, whole genome shotgun sequence genomic region:
- the SASS6 gene encoding spindle assembly abnormal protein 6 homolog isoform X3 has product MNQLLFRELVPLQVKCKDCEERRESVQVRIELQSVSNPVHKKELVIQLTDDTDPFFLYNLAISEEDFQSLKFQQDLLVDFSAFPQKFIDLLQQCTQEQGKEIPRFLLQLVSPATILEHSPASLNVVQTNQFKYLTHLSLKLLPGNDVEVKKFLAGSLKCMKEEKLLLEQTLKKTEEDLSRQLNYTQQALSEKSRELDKLRNELTTHTSSLTSKHSLELTSEREKALQECQRTKQEVLSLRRENATLDAECHEKEKLINQLQTKVAVLEQEIKDKDQLVLRTKEVFDTMQEQKVALEESAEKKQVQLGKLEATIKSLSTELLKANEIIKKLQGDLKTLVGKLKLKNSVTIQQEKLLAEKEEKLQKEQKELQDVGQSLRNKEQEVCKLREQLEASVQKLEESKQLLKTNENVITWLNKQLNESQLTRKQEILGLSTTPSAHISNNSIRSGISPNHNVLDNRLLYPNSGIGYPASSAFTFQNAFPHATSAKTASHPMSGPKVQFNMQFSKSSASSGDIQPGGITSTARSTDKENGENLGLESKYLKKREDSIPLRGLSQNIFNNSEHLKDSPLAMLQASSKPGALPSAASAYFPGQ; this is encoded by the exons GAGAGAGAGTGTTCAAGTGCGTATTGAGCTGCAGTCAGTTTCAAATCCAGTCCATAAGAAG GAGTTAGTTATCCAGCTGACTGATGATACAGATCCCTTTTTCCTGTATAACCTTGCGATATCCGAGGAGGATTTTCAGAG TTTGAAATTCCAGCAGGATCTTCTGGTAGACTTCTCAGCTTTCCCACAGAAGTTTATAGATTTACTTCAGCAATGTACTCAGGAGCAAGGCAAAGAAATCCCAAG GTTTTTGCTGCAATTAGTTTCTCCAGCAACCATATTGGAACACTCCCCAGCATCTCTAAATGTGGTTCAGACCAACCAGTTTAAGTATCTAACTCACCTTTCACTAAAACTCCTACCGGGAAATGATGTGGAAGTAAAGAAATTTTTAGCAGGTTCTTTGAAATGTATGAAG GAAGAAAAATTATTATTGGAGCAAACACTTAAGAAAACTGAAGAGGACCTGTCCAGACAGTTAAACTATACCCAGCAG GCGTTGTCAGAAAAGAGCCGGGAACTGGATAAATTGCGTAATGAATTGACAACACACACCTCATCACTGACAAGCAAGCATTCTCTGGAATTGACAAGTGAGAGGGAAAAAGCTCTCCAG GAGTGTCAGAGAACAAAACAGGAAGTCCTTTCTTTGCGTCGAGAGAATGCTACGCTTGATGCCGAATgccatgaaaaagaaaaactcATTAATCAACTTCAGACTAAAGTAGCTGTTTTGGAGCAGGAGATTAAGGATAAGGACCAGCTAGTATTGAGAACGAAAGAAGTATTTGACACAATGCAGGAACAAAAG GTAGCGTTGGAAGAAAGTGCAGAGAAGAAGCAAGTGCAACTAGGAAAACTTGAGGCCACAATAAAGTCATTATCCACAGAACTCCTTAAG GCAAATGAAATTATCAAGAAATTGCAAGGGGATTTGAAAACTCTAGTGGGCAAATTGAAACTAAAGAATTCagttacaattcagcaagaaaaatTGCTcgctgaaaaagaggaaaaattgcaaaaggagcagaaggagctACAAGATGTTGGACAATCTCTTCGCAACAAAGAGCAAGAG GTGTGCAAACTGCGAGAACAGTTAGAGGCTTCGGTCCAAAAACTTGAAGAAAGTAAACAGCTTTTGAAAACCAATGAAAATG TAATTACATGGCTAAACAAGCAACTGAATGAAAGCCAGTTAACAAGAAAGCAAGAAATATTGGGTCTCTCTACCACTCCATCTGCACATATCAGCAATAACTCAATCAGAAGCGGAATTTCACCTAATCACAATGTG CTTGACAACCGACTCCTGTACCCAAACTCGGGGATTGGCTATCCTGCCTCCTCTGCCTTCACCTTCCAGAATGCCTTCCCACATGCCACATCTGCCAAGACTGCTAGCCATCCAATGTCTGGACCAAAG GTTCAATTTAACATGCAGTTTTCAAAAAGCAGTGCGTCCTCTGGAGACATCCAGCCAGGAGGAATAACTAGCACAGCTCGTTCAACTGATAAGGAAAA TGGTGAGAATTTGGGGCTGGAATCCAAGTATTTGAAGAAAAGAGAAGACAGCATTCCTTTACGAGGACTCAGTCAAAACATCTTTAATAATTCAG
- the SASS6 gene encoding spindle assembly abnormal protein 6 homolog isoform X2, protein MNQLLFRELVPLQVKCKDCEERRESVQVRIELQSVSNPVHKKELVIQLTDDTDPFFLYNLAISEEDFQSLKFQQDLLVDFSAFPQKFIDLLQQCTQEQGKEIPRFLLQLVSPATILEHSPASLNVVQTNQFKYLTHLSLKLLPGNDVEVKKFLAGSLKCMKEEKLLLEQTLKKTEEDLSRQLNYTQQALSEKSRELDKLRNELTTHTSSLTSKHSLELTSEREKALQAQAQYQQMLEQQKKELESLHQRNVLQLQSRLSELEVANKDLTERRYKGDSTECQRTKQEVLSLRRENATLDAECHEKEKLINQLQTKVAVLEQEIKDKDQLVLRTKEVFDTMQEQKVALEESAEKKQVQLGKLEATIKSLSTELLKANEIIKKLQGDLKTLVGKLKLKNSVTIQQEKLLAEKEEKLQKEQKELQDVGQSLRNKEQEVCKLREQLEASVQKLEESKQLLKTNENVITWLNKQLNESQLTRKQEILGLSTTPSAHISNNSIRSGISPNHNVLDNRLLYPNSGIGYPASSAFTFQNAFPHATSAKTASHPMSGPKVQFNMQFSKSSASSGDIQPGGITSTARSTDKENGENLGLESKYLKKREDSIPLRGLSQNIFNNSEHLKDSPLAMLQASSKPGALPSAASAYFPGQ, encoded by the exons GAGAGAGAGTGTTCAAGTGCGTATTGAGCTGCAGTCAGTTTCAAATCCAGTCCATAAGAAG GAGTTAGTTATCCAGCTGACTGATGATACAGATCCCTTTTTCCTGTATAACCTTGCGATATCCGAGGAGGATTTTCAGAG TTTGAAATTCCAGCAGGATCTTCTGGTAGACTTCTCAGCTTTCCCACAGAAGTTTATAGATTTACTTCAGCAATGTACTCAGGAGCAAGGCAAAGAAATCCCAAG GTTTTTGCTGCAATTAGTTTCTCCAGCAACCATATTGGAACACTCCCCAGCATCTCTAAATGTGGTTCAGACCAACCAGTTTAAGTATCTAACTCACCTTTCACTAAAACTCCTACCGGGAAATGATGTGGAAGTAAAGAAATTTTTAGCAGGTTCTTTGAAATGTATGAAG GAAGAAAAATTATTATTGGAGCAAACACTTAAGAAAACTGAAGAGGACCTGTCCAGACAGTTAAACTATACCCAGCAG GCGTTGTCAGAAAAGAGCCGGGAACTGGATAAATTGCGTAATGAATTGACAACACACACCTCATCACTGACAAGCAAGCATTCTCTGGAATTGACAAGTGAGAGGGAAAAAGCTCTCCAG GCCCAGGCGCAGTATCAGCAGATGCTTGAACAACAGAAAAAAGAGCTGGAAAGCCTGCACCAGAGAAATGTTCTTCAGCTGCAGAGCAGACTGTCAGAGTTAGAGGTGGCCAACAAAGACCTGACGGAAAGGAGATACAAAGGCGACTCCACA GAGTGTCAGAGAACAAAACAGGAAGTCCTTTCTTTGCGTCGAGAGAATGCTACGCTTGATGCCGAATgccatgaaaaagaaaaactcATTAATCAACTTCAGACTAAAGTAGCTGTTTTGGAGCAGGAGATTAAGGATAAGGACCAGCTAGTATTGAGAACGAAAGAAGTATTTGACACAATGCAGGAACAAAAG GTAGCGTTGGAAGAAAGTGCAGAGAAGAAGCAAGTGCAACTAGGAAAACTTGAGGCCACAATAAAGTCATTATCCACAGAACTCCTTAAG GCAAATGAAATTATCAAGAAATTGCAAGGGGATTTGAAAACTCTAGTGGGCAAATTGAAACTAAAGAATTCagttacaattcagcaagaaaaatTGCTcgctgaaaaagaggaaaaattgcaaaaggagcagaaggagctACAAGATGTTGGACAATCTCTTCGCAACAAAGAGCAAGAG GTGTGCAAACTGCGAGAACAGTTAGAGGCTTCGGTCCAAAAACTTGAAGAAAGTAAACAGCTTTTGAAAACCAATGAAAATG TAATTACATGGCTAAACAAGCAACTGAATGAAAGCCAGTTAACAAGAAAGCAAGAAATATTGGGTCTCTCTACCACTCCATCTGCACATATCAGCAATAACTCAATCAGAAGCGGAATTTCACCTAATCACAATGTG CTTGACAACCGACTCCTGTACCCAAACTCGGGGATTGGCTATCCTGCCTCCTCTGCCTTCACCTTCCAGAATGCCTTCCCACATGCCACATCTGCCAAGACTGCTAGCCATCCAATGTCTGGACCAAAG GTTCAATTTAACATGCAGTTTTCAAAAAGCAGTGCGTCCTCTGGAGACATCCAGCCAGGAGGAATAACTAGCACAGCTCGTTCAACTGATAAGGAAAA TGGTGAGAATTTGGGGCTGGAATCCAAGTATTTGAAGAAAAGAGAAGACAGCATTCCTTTACGAGGACTCAGTCAAAACATCTTTAATAATTCAG
- the SASS6 gene encoding spindle assembly abnormal protein 6 homolog isoform X1 — translation MNQLLFRELVPLQVKCKDCEERRESVQVRIELQSVSNPVHKKELVIQLTDDTDPFFLYNLAISEEDFQSLKFQQDLLVDFSAFPQKFIDLLQQCTQEQGKEIPRFLLQLVSPATILEHSPASLNVVQTNQFKYLTHLSLKLLPGNDVEVKKFLAGSLKCMKEEKLLLEQTLKKTEEDLSRQLNYTQQALSEKSRELDKLRNELTTHTSSLTSKHSLELTSEREKALQAQAQYQQMLEQQKKELESLHQRNVLQLQSRLSELEVANKDLTERRYKGDSTVRELKSKLSGLEDECQRTKQEVLSLRRENATLDAECHEKEKLINQLQTKVAVLEQEIKDKDQLVLRTKEVFDTMQEQKVALEESAEKKQVQLGKLEATIKSLSTELLKANEIIKKLQGDLKTLVGKLKLKNSVTIQQEKLLAEKEEKLQKEQKELQDVGQSLRNKEQEVCKLREQLEASVQKLEESKQLLKTNENVITWLNKQLNESQLTRKQEILGLSTTPSAHISNNSIRSGISPNHNVLDNRLLYPNSGIGYPASSAFTFQNAFPHATSAKTASHPMSGPKVQFNMQFSKSSASSGDIQPGGITSTARSTDKENGENLGLESKYLKKREDSIPLRGLSQNIFNNSEHLKDSPLAMLQASSKPGALPSAASAYFPGQ, via the exons GAGAGAGAGTGTTCAAGTGCGTATTGAGCTGCAGTCAGTTTCAAATCCAGTCCATAAGAAG GAGTTAGTTATCCAGCTGACTGATGATACAGATCCCTTTTTCCTGTATAACCTTGCGATATCCGAGGAGGATTTTCAGAG TTTGAAATTCCAGCAGGATCTTCTGGTAGACTTCTCAGCTTTCCCACAGAAGTTTATAGATTTACTTCAGCAATGTACTCAGGAGCAAGGCAAAGAAATCCCAAG GTTTTTGCTGCAATTAGTTTCTCCAGCAACCATATTGGAACACTCCCCAGCATCTCTAAATGTGGTTCAGACCAACCAGTTTAAGTATCTAACTCACCTTTCACTAAAACTCCTACCGGGAAATGATGTGGAAGTAAAGAAATTTTTAGCAGGTTCTTTGAAATGTATGAAG GAAGAAAAATTATTATTGGAGCAAACACTTAAGAAAACTGAAGAGGACCTGTCCAGACAGTTAAACTATACCCAGCAG GCGTTGTCAGAAAAGAGCCGGGAACTGGATAAATTGCGTAATGAATTGACAACACACACCTCATCACTGACAAGCAAGCATTCTCTGGAATTGACAAGTGAGAGGGAAAAAGCTCTCCAG GCCCAGGCGCAGTATCAGCAGATGCTTGAACAACAGAAAAAAGAGCTGGAAAGCCTGCACCAGAGAAATGTTCTTCAGCTGCAGAGCAGACTGTCAGAGTTAGAGGTGGCCAACAAAGACCTGACGGAAAGGAGATACAAAGGCGACTCCACAGTCAGAGAACTTAAATCAAAGCTTTCTGGGTTAGAAGAT GAGTGTCAGAGAACAAAACAGGAAGTCCTTTCTTTGCGTCGAGAGAATGCTACGCTTGATGCCGAATgccatgaaaaagaaaaactcATTAATCAACTTCAGACTAAAGTAGCTGTTTTGGAGCAGGAGATTAAGGATAAGGACCAGCTAGTATTGAGAACGAAAGAAGTATTTGACACAATGCAGGAACAAAAG GTAGCGTTGGAAGAAAGTGCAGAGAAGAAGCAAGTGCAACTAGGAAAACTTGAGGCCACAATAAAGTCATTATCCACAGAACTCCTTAAG GCAAATGAAATTATCAAGAAATTGCAAGGGGATTTGAAAACTCTAGTGGGCAAATTGAAACTAAAGAATTCagttacaattcagcaagaaaaatTGCTcgctgaaaaagaggaaaaattgcaaaaggagcagaaggagctACAAGATGTTGGACAATCTCTTCGCAACAAAGAGCAAGAG GTGTGCAAACTGCGAGAACAGTTAGAGGCTTCGGTCCAAAAACTTGAAGAAAGTAAACAGCTTTTGAAAACCAATGAAAATG TAATTACATGGCTAAACAAGCAACTGAATGAAAGCCAGTTAACAAGAAAGCAAGAAATATTGGGTCTCTCTACCACTCCATCTGCACATATCAGCAATAACTCAATCAGAAGCGGAATTTCACCTAATCACAATGTG CTTGACAACCGACTCCTGTACCCAAACTCGGGGATTGGCTATCCTGCCTCCTCTGCCTTCACCTTCCAGAATGCCTTCCCACATGCCACATCTGCCAAGACTGCTAGCCATCCAATGTCTGGACCAAAG GTTCAATTTAACATGCAGTTTTCAAAAAGCAGTGCGTCCTCTGGAGACATCCAGCCAGGAGGAATAACTAGCACAGCTCGTTCAACTGATAAGGAAAA TGGTGAGAATTTGGGGCTGGAATCCAAGTATTTGAAGAAAAGAGAAGACAGCATTCCTTTACGAGGACTCAGTCAAAACATCTTTAATAATTCAG